Proteins from a single region of Zonotrichia leucophrys gambelii isolate GWCS_2022_RI chromosome 17, RI_Zleu_2.0, whole genome shotgun sequence:
- the RALGDS gene encoding ral guanine nucleotide dissociation stimulator isoform X1 has product MVSRRRAPPQHGPAGPERMFEGCRRARSLWGGVRLEVAGESSPVVLHSFTQLDPDLPPLESSTQEIGEELEDGVIYSISLRKVQLHHTANKGQRWLGFENESALNLYETCKVRTIKAGTLEKLVEYLVSAFKGNDSTYVTIFLCTYRAFATTKQVLDLLLNRYGKLHVQANGDHARHTVDERMELKNTISSILGAWLDQYSEDFRKPPDFACLKQLISYVRHNIPGSDLERRARILLAQFQQQEQSEAEAEAVDHSSCTFQLVEENGVSDGKPDFLSFSPEMVAEQFTLMDAELFKKVVPYHCLGCIWSQRDKKGKEHLAPTIRATVSQFNSVANCVIATCLGDRSLKPQQRAKVVERWIEVARECRILKNFSSLRAILSALQCNAVHRLKKTWDEVLRESFRTFHELSEIFSDENNHSLSRELLIKEGTSKFATLEINPKRAQKRQQQQREMGVMQGTIPYLGTFLTDLVMLDTAMKDFLDGGLINFEKRRKEFEVIAQIKLLQSACNNYSFTQEDQFVEWFHSLERLSEAESYGLSCEIEPLSESASNTLKAKKNTGIIKRWSDRQPPSTEPCASGSSHSKSFDQLKCGQYLCSGDATDSVSVTSAGSSSSDVEEINISFIPESPDCQEKKVSEIPLASLPQRWYAPSVADGEAKPTVSSASPLLPALQFWESTSLSSLDTSGIGSGSSSASSSSVSSTPVTASRTHKRSVSGISSYSSLSLPLYNQQVDDCCIIRVSLAVDNGNMYKSILVTSQDKTPVVIRKAMAKHNLDGDRPEDYELVQIISEERELKIPDNANVFYAMNSAANYDFVLKKRGFSKGVKIKHGSSSTLPRMKQKGLKIAKGIF; this is encoded by the exons AGCTCCACACAGGAGATTGGAGAAGAGCTGGAGGATGGTGTGATCTACAGCATATCCCTCCGGAAAGTGCAGCTCCACCACACGGCCAACAAAGGGCAGCGCTGGCTGGGG TTTGAGAATGAGTCAGCCTTAAACCTCTACGAGACGTGCAAGGTGCGGACGATCAAAGCCGGGACCTTGGAGAAGCTGGTGGAGTACCTGGTCTCAGCCTTCAAGGGCAATGACTCCACCTATGTCACCATCTTCCTGTGCACCTACCGGGCCTTCGCCACCACCAAGCAAGTGCTGGACCTGCTGCTGAACAG GTATGGCAAACTCCACGTGCAGGCGAATGGGGACCACGCCAGGCACACTGTGGATGAGAGGATGGAGCTGAAGAA caccatCTCCTCCATCCTGGGGGCCTGGTTGGACCAGTACTCGGAGGATTTCCGCAAGCCCCCCGACTTTGCCTGCCTGAAGCAGCTCATCTCCTACGTGCGCCACAACATCCCCGGCTCCGACCTGGAGCGCCGAGCCCGCATCCTGCTGGCCcagttccagcagcaggagcagagcgaGGCCGAGGCAGAAG CTGTGGaccacagcagctgcaccttCCAGCTGGTGGAAGAGAACGGGGTCAGTGATGGGAAGCCAgatttcctctccttctccccagAGATGGTGGCAGAGCAGTTCACACTGATGGATGCT GAGCTGTTCAAGAAAGTGGTGCCTTAccactgcctgggctgcatctGGTCCCAGAGGGACAAGAAGGGCAAAGAGCACCTGGCCCCCACCATCCGTGCCACGGTCTCCCAGTTCAACAGCGTGGCCAACTGTGTCATTGCCACTTGTCTTGGGGACAGGTCCCTGAAGCCACAGCAGAGGGCCAAGGTGGTGGAGCGGTGGATCGAAGTGGCTCGG GAGTGCCGCATCCTGAAGAACTTCTCCTCCCTCCGAGCCAtcctctcagccctgcagtgcaACGCCGTGCACCGGCTCAAGAAAACCTGGGATGAGGTCCTGAG ggagagctTCCGCACATTCCACGAGCTCTCCGAGATCTTCTCCGACGAGAACAACCACTCGCTGAGCCGGGAGCTTCTCATCAAG GAGGGCACATCCAAATTTGCCACCTTGGAGATCAACCCAAAGAGGGCTCAgaagcggcagcagcagcagcgagaGATG GGTGTGATGCAGGGCACCATTCCCTACCTTGGCACCTTCCTGACGGACCTGGTGATGCTGGACACGGCCATGAAGGATTTCCTGGAT ggtGGGCTGATCAACTttgagaagagaaggaag GAGTTCGAAGTGATTGCACAGATCAAGCTGCTCCAGTCAGCCTGCAACAACTACAGCTTCACACAGGAGGACCAGTTTGTGGAGTGGTTCCACAGCCTGGAGCGGCTCAGCGAGGCCGAGAG ctATGGGCTGTCGTGTGAGATTGAGCCGCTGTCAGAGTCAGCCAGCAACACGCTGAAGGCCAAGAAGAACACGGGCATCATCAAGAGATGGAGCGA CCGGCAGCCACCAAGCACGGAGCCCTGTGCCAGCGGCAGCTCCCACTCGAAATCCTTCGACCAGCTCAAGTGTGGGCAGTACCTGTGCAGTGGGGATGCCACTGACTCAGTGAGTGTCACCTCTGccggctccagcagctctgacgTGGAGGAGATCAACATCAGCTTCATCCCCGAGTCCCCCGACTGCCAGGAGAAGAAG GTCAGTGAGATCCCTCTGGCCTCCCTCCCCCAGCGCTGGTACGCCCCGTCTGTGGCCGATGGAGAAGCTAAACCCACTGTGTCCTCCGcatcccctctcctccctgccctccagtTCTGGGAATCCACCTCCCTCTCTTCCCTGGACACGTCAGGCATCGGCTCAGgctccagcagtgcctcctcctcctccgtcTCCTCCACGCCGGTGACGGCCTCCCGCACTCACAAGCGCTCGGTCTCCGGCATCTCCAGCTACTCCTCACTCTCGCTGCCCCTCTACAACCAGCAGGTCGACGACTGTTGCATCATCCGAGTCAGCCTGGCTGTGGACAACGGCAACATGTACAAGAGCATCCTG GTGACGAGCCAGGACAAGACCCCCGTGGTTATTCGCAAGGCCATGGCCAAACACAACCTGGATGGGGACCGGCCTGAAGATTATGAGCTTGTCCAGATCATCTCGGAGGagagag AGCTGAAGATCCCCGACAACGCCAACGTCTTCTACGCCATGAACTCCGCTGCCAACTATGACTTTGTGCTCAAGAAGCGGGGCTTCTCCAAGGGGGTGAAGATCAAGCACGGCTCCAGCTCCACCCTGCCCAGGATGAAGCAGAAAGGCCTGAAGATCGCCAAGGGCATCTTCTAG